A window of Deinococcota bacterium contains these coding sequences:
- a CDS encoding ROK family protein translates to MSEHNVPEHDREILGIDIGGSGIKAALVDVVRGEFKTERLRIDTPQPATPEAVAAVVAKMAREFAWQGPIGCTFPAIVKNGVTLSAANVDKGWIGLNARALFERVTGRPVLVMNDADAAGLAEMTCGAGRDKRGVVFVLTFGTGIGSAVFLDGRLLPNTELGHLELAGREVEPTTSNAARKREDLSWKHWAARVDRYLKHLDFLFSPDLFILGGGVSKRHDKFLPLLSVKAPVVPAQLQNDAGIIGVALAARRQAPHTPQQT, encoded by the coding sequence GTGTCGGAGCATAACGTGCCAGAGCATGACCGCGAAATTTTGGGCATCGACATCGGTGGGTCGGGCATCAAGGCGGCATTGGTCGATGTCGTCAGGGGCGAGTTCAAGACCGAGCGGCTGCGCATCGACACGCCGCAGCCCGCGACCCCCGAGGCCGTCGCCGCGGTGGTCGCCAAGATGGCGAGGGAGTTCGCCTGGCAGGGCCCCATCGGCTGCACCTTTCCCGCCATCGTCAAGAACGGCGTCACCCTCTCGGCCGCCAACGTGGACAAGGGCTGGATCGGCCTGAATGCAAGGGCGCTCTTCGAGAGGGTCACGGGCCGCCCGGTCCTGGTGATGAACGACGCCGACGCCGCCGGCCTCGCCGAGATGACTTGCGGCGCGGGCCGGGACAAGCGCGGGGTGGTCTTCGTCTTGACCTTCGGCACCGGCATCGGCAGCGCGGTCTTTTTGGACGGCCGGCTCCTGCCCAACACCGAACTCGGCCACCTCGAGCTCGCCGGCCGCGAGGTCGAGCCCACCACCTCGAACGCGGCGCGCAAGCGCGAGGACCTCTCCTGGAAGCACTGGGCGGCGCGGGTGGATCGCTATTTGAAGCACCTCGACTTTCTCTTCTCGCCCGACCTCTTCATCCTCGGCGGCGGGGTCAGCAAGAGGCACGACAAGTTCCTGCCGCTCCTGAGCGTAAAGGCGCCGGTGGTCCCGGCGCAGCTCCAAAACGACGCGGGCATCATCGGGGTGGCCTTGGCCGCGAGGAGACAGGCGCCTCACACCCCCCAGCAGACCTGA
- a CDS encoding (2Fe-2S)-binding protein translates to MPKLTVNGRTTDFSEDTRLVLATEEMGVAIGHRCGGKARCTTCRVEFVSGEPAEMTRAEYEKLSERGLLGQVRLSCQLTVSQDMEVVPLQTKESEGWPDTGPAPAPEVEPEAVWLSRAELERSA, encoded by the coding sequence ATGCCGAAGCTCACCGTCAACGGCCGCACCACCGACTTCAGCGAGGACACGCGCCTGGTCTTGGCCACCGAAGAGATGGGCGTGGCGATCGGCCACCGCTGCGGCGGCAAGGCGCGCTGCACCACCTGCCGCGTCGAATTCGTCTCCGGCGAGCCCGCCGAGATGACCCGCGCCGAGTACGAGAAGCTCTCCGAACGGGGCCTGCTCGGCCAGGTGCGGCTGTCCTGTCAGCTCACCGTCAGCCAGGACATGGAGGTCGTGCCGCTCCAGACCAAGGAGTCCGAGGGCTGGCCCGACACCGGCCCGGCGCCCGCGCCCGAGGTGGAGCCCGAGGCGGTGTGGCTTTCGAGAGCCGAGCTCGAGCGCAGCGCCTGA
- a CDS encoding enoyl-CoA hydratase family protein, whose product MKLTSLPLADYRAEHFLWRLEDGVATVTLDRPERKNPLTFASYAELRDLFRKLVYAEDVRGVILTGAGGNFSSGGDVHDIIGPLTSASMKDLLAFTRMTGDLVKAIRACPQPVLAAVDGVCVGAGAAVAMAGDLRLGTPEARVAFLFARVGLAGCDMGACAMLPRLIGQGRAAELLFSGRGMSAEEGERWGFFNRLVPAGELLAEANELMRRLAAGPTFAHGMTKTMLNQEWTMGLEQALEAEAQAQALCMQTEDFRRAYQAFVARETPVFRGD is encoded by the coding sequence ATGAAGCTCACTTCCCTCCCCCTGGCGGACTACCGGGCCGAGCACTTTCTCTGGAGGCTCGAGGACGGCGTCGCCACCGTCACCCTCGACCGGCCCGAGCGCAAGAACCCGCTCACCTTTGCCTCCTACGCCGAGCTGCGCGACCTCTTTCGCAAGCTGGTCTACGCCGAGGACGTGCGGGGCGTCATCCTCACCGGCGCGGGCGGCAACTTCTCTTCCGGCGGCGACGTGCACGACATCATCGGGCCGCTGACCAGCGCGAGCATGAAGGACCTCTTGGCCTTCACCCGCATGACGGGCGACCTGGTCAAGGCCATTCGCGCCTGTCCGCAGCCCGTCCTGGCGGCCGTGGACGGCGTCTGCGTCGGCGCGGGCGCGGCGGTTGCCATGGCCGGCGACCTGCGCCTCGGCACCCCGGAGGCCAGGGTCGCCTTTCTGTTCGCGCGGGTGGGCCTGGCGGGCTGCGACATGGGCGCCTGCGCGATGCTGCCCAGGCTAATCGGCCAGGGCCGCGCCGCGGAGCTCCTCTTCAGCGGCCGCGGCATGAGCGCCGAGGAGGGCGAACGCTGGGGCTTCTTCAACCGCCTCGTTCCTGCGGGAGAGCTGCTGGCCGAGGCCAACGAGCTGATGCGCCGCCTCGCTGCCGGCCCGACCTTCGCCCACGGCATGACCAAGACGATGCTCAACCAGGAGTGGACGATGGGCCTCGAGCAGGCCCTCGAGGCCGAGGCGCAGGCGCAGGCGCTGTGCATGCAGACCGAGGACTTCCGCCGCGCCTACCAAGCCTTCGTCGCCAGGGAAACGCCCGTCTTCAGGGGGGACTAG